One genomic region from Candidatus Borkfalkia ceftriaxoniphila encodes:
- a CDS encoding glycosyl hydrolase family 65 protein, translating to MLKVEKNAINETCYEMSNEGKHAALMTTGNGYLGVRGSFEEFGSIRIQGCYVRGVFDEIIEVMEPFADNEYMKKYYIDEVKLRNFEYQDSVVNLADILTVRIEIDGETFYPWEGKILQWNRLLMEEDETLCRTVVWQNSKRQCVQLVFERFASFSDVHLYCQRVRVKALNFSGRVRVLSGIDTNVKTGGQKTAIDKRVDYGADGTLFYTAKAGKKYGCDFVVAAKSALCGAKETAARYEEDGVYGVRYDFELQEDEQVTLEKIVFVGAAIDYPQNVSLYEIAAETLAKCGSYREEYDRHLAVYSEKFNLQDVVIEGDDESDAAVRFASYHTLISGDFTSSVHGLSAKALSGERYNNFVWWDAEIYQMPYFIHLFPEVARNSILYRYRQLPDARENAKAEGCKGARFPFVCSVDGKEKVWCYARHPHLQIHITADVAYSVINYFVNTGDLDLMREAGFEILFEICRYWASKVTVRKGKYVLLNVTGTDEHHPFVDNDAYTNYLVKFVLERGYAYYEKYKDGERLGVTAAEAEEFARVAENMYLPEQPNGMIPQFDGYFDLSPELIEADGNAAKGFQMKTSGLYHLSQIIKQPDVMLLYGYMNLIPMNGKNYRENWDYYESVCEASSSLTYPVNAINSVDNDMPFKFVKYLRQSALVDVEDIFGIAWQGVHAGCMAGAWYAMLRGVFGVRVLDNAIHIEPKKIPVWNKVSMKFVYQGCVLSLETDGDALRVGRLSGDAPINIIYRGETAVLAQSALFLLGDSYEKEDSVYFSVPDDGRDSCRVSGE from the coding sequence ATGCTGAAAGTTGAAAAGAATGCGATCAATGAAACTTGCTATGAAATGTCGAACGAAGGCAAACACGCCGCGCTGATGACCACGGGAAACGGGTATCTCGGTGTACGCGGCAGTTTCGAAGAATTCGGGTCTATCCGCATTCAGGGCTGCTACGTGCGCGGAGTGTTCGACGAGATCATCGAAGTGATGGAGCCCTTCGCCGACAACGAATACATGAAAAAATATTACATAGACGAAGTGAAACTGAGAAACTTCGAATATCAGGACAGCGTCGTAAATCTTGCGGATATCCTTACCGTCCGCATCGAGATCGACGGGGAGACCTTTTATCCGTGGGAAGGCAAAATTCTGCAATGGAACCGTCTTTTGATGGAAGAGGACGAAACGCTGTGCCGCACCGTCGTCTGGCAGAATTCGAAAAGACAGTGCGTGCAACTCGTTTTCGAGCGATTCGCCTCCTTTTCGGACGTGCACCTGTATTGCCAGCGCGTGCGCGTCAAAGCGCTCAATTTCAGCGGGCGTGTGCGCGTACTTTCGGGGATCGATACCAACGTAAAGACGGGCGGGCAGAAAACCGCGATCGATAAAAGGGTGGATTACGGCGCAGACGGCACGCTCTTCTACACCGCCAAAGCGGGCAAAAAGTACGGCTGCGACTTCGTCGTTGCGGCGAAGAGCGCCCTATGCGGCGCGAAAGAAACGGCCGCGCGTTACGAGGAAGACGGCGTCTACGGTGTCCGTTACGATTTCGAATTGCAGGAAGACGAACAAGTTACCCTTGAAAAGATCGTGTTCGTCGGCGCGGCGATCGATTATCCGCAAAACGTATCTCTGTATGAGATCGCGGCCGAAACGCTTGCGAAATGCGGCTCCTACCGCGAGGAATACGATCGGCATCTCGCGGTGTATTCGGAAAAATTCAACTTGCAGGACGTCGTCATCGAGGGCGACGACGAAAGCGACGCAGCCGTGCGTTTCGCCTCCTATCATACGCTGATCTCGGGCGATTTTACTTCCTCGGTGCACGGGCTGAGCGCAAAGGCTTTGAGCGGTGAGCGCTACAACAATTTTGTGTGGTGGGATGCGGAGATCTATCAGATGCCGTATTTCATCCACCTGTTTCCCGAAGTCGCGCGCAACTCCATTCTGTACCGTTACCGCCAGTTGCCCGACGCGCGCGAAAACGCAAAAGCGGAAGGCTGCAAAGGCGCGCGCTTTCCCTTCGTCTGCAGCGTGGACGGCAAGGAAAAAGTCTGGTGCTACGCGCGCCATCCGCATTTGCAGATCCATATCACCGCGGACGTGGCGTATTCCGTGATCAACTATTTCGTCAATACGGGCGATCTCGACCTCATGCGCGAGGCGGGATTCGAGATCTTATTCGAGATCTGCCGCTACTGGGCGAGCAAAGTGACGGTTCGCAAAGGGAAATACGTTCTCCTGAACGTGACGGGTACAGACGAGCACCATCCCTTCGTGGATAACGACGCCTATACCAATTATCTCGTGAAATTCGTGCTGGAAAGGGGATATGCCTATTACGAAAAATATAAGGACGGCGAGCGGCTCGGCGTTACTGCGGCGGAAGCGGAAGAATTCGCCCGCGTCGCGGAAAATATGTACCTTCCCGAACAGCCCAACGGAATGATCCCGCAGTTCGACGGTTATTTCGATCTGAGCCCCGAACTCATCGAGGCGGACGGCAACGCGGCGAAGGGCTTTCAGATGAAGACGAGCGGGCTGTATCATCTCAGCCAGATCATCAAACAACCCGACGTTATGCTGCTATACGGATATATGAACCTCATACCCATGAACGGGAAAAATTACCGCGAAAACTGGGATTATTACGAAAGCGTGTGCGAGGCGTCGTCTTCGCTCACCTATCCCGTGAACGCGATCAATTCGGTAGATAACGATATGCCGTTCAAGTTCGTGAAATATCTGCGTCAGTCCGCGCTTGTGGACGTGGAGGATATTTTCGGCATCGCCTGGCAGGGCGTGCACGCGGGCTGTATGGCGGGCGCCTGGTACGCGATGCTGCGCGGCGTTTTCGGCGTGCGCGTTCTGGATAACGCCATTCATATAGAGCCGAAAAAAATTCCCGTGTGGAATAAAGTTTCCATGAAATTCGTTTACCAAGGCTGCGTTCTTTCCCTCGAAACGGACGGGGACGCGCTGCGCGTCGGCCGCCTGAGCGGCGATGCGCCGATCAATATTATTTATAGAGGAGAGACGGCGGTTTTGGCGCAGTCGGCGCTCTTCCTTTTGGGGGATTCGTATGAAAAAGAAGATTCTGTGTATTTTTCTGTGCCTGACGATGGTCGGGACTCTTGCCGCGTGTCGGGGGAGTAA
- a CDS encoding carbohydrate ABC transporter permease, protein MNNSKIEQENISAETEIKSGNEGGNAFVVRKKKKYQYQAFIWIAPAIVLLLVFCYYPPIYSIILSFTESRKPQIGEFVGFANYVKALTDKMFWIGMRNVLVCIVVGLIAGNLLTFIIAELLNDCKSTRTSNIYRFLFIVPMVVPGLVGMLIWKNIVFNPSSTGLVNAFLGLFGVEAQGWYASESQALLSIILTGFPWVGGPSLLIYLAGLQNINGEMVEAAKLDGITVPQRVFYIDLPCILGQLKYFLVTGIIGGFQAFTWQLIYTGGGPGNNGATMVPGFMIYDTAFNERRFGYASAIGVILFIITLILTLINMRMTRNVQTEEK, encoded by the coding sequence ATGAATAATTCAAAAATCGAACAAGAAAACATTTCGGCCGAGACCGAAATAAAGTCGGGCAACGAAGGCGGAAACGCCTTCGTTGTTCGTAAAAAGAAGAAGTATCAGTACCAGGCGTTTATCTGGATCGCGCCCGCCATCGTGCTGCTGCTCGTATTCTGCTATTATCCGCCCATCTATTCCATCATTTTGTCATTTACGGAATCGAGAAAGCCTCAGATAGGGGAATTCGTCGGCTTTGCGAATTACGTCAAGGCGCTGACGGATAAAATGTTCTGGATAGGCATGAGAAACGTGCTCGTCTGTATCGTCGTGGGATTGATCGCGGGCAATCTGCTCACTTTCATCATCGCGGAACTTTTAAACGACTGCAAGAGCACAAGGACTTCCAATATCTACCGTTTCCTGTTTATCGTCCCCATGGTCGTGCCCGGACTGGTCGGCATGCTCATCTGGAAAAATATCGTCTTCAATCCCTCCTCAACAGGACTTGTGAATGCGTTTTTGGGGCTGTTCGGCGTGGAAGCGCAGGGGTGGTACGCTTCGGAAAGCCAGGCGCTCCTGTCCATTATCCTGACGGGGTTTCCATGGGTAGGCGGACCTTCGCTCTTGATTTATCTTGCGGGATTGCAGAATATCAACGGCGAAATGGTCGAGGCTGCGAAACTGGACGGTATCACCGTGCCGCAGAGAGTCTTTTATATTGATCTGCCGTGCATATTGGGACAGTTGAAGTATTTCCTGGTGACGGGTATCATCGGCGGGTTCCAGGCGTTTACCTGGCAACTTATTTATACGGGCGGCGGTCCCGGCAACAACGGCGCGACGATGGTGCCCGGATTCATGATCTACGACACCGCGTTCAACGAGCGCAGATTCGGTTACGCATCGGCGATCGGCGTTATTCTGTTCATTATCACGCTGATTCTGACGCTCATCAATATGCGAATGACGCGAAACGTGCAGACGGAGGAGAAATAA
- a CDS encoding LacI family DNA-binding transcriptional regulator — MSQKLKTTSQRARREDVASVAGVSSAAVSYVLNKTKRLSPEVEQRVLDAARLLNYRPDRIAQSLAGSRTHTLAYMTADIANTYQLEVIKGMQTEALKNDYIVYIFDAAGDVKKYVSHLITRRVDGIFVSAAPDFLSDELLCELRDANIKVLADFSRSTFLPDVSYIMSDMYDGFMQAVGFLKELGHTEIGYLSAFDESCYYDLRLPAFKIAMRKLFGAGVPPIEFGGWPYSTSETLGIRLMTKMLSEHPEVTAIVATNDLMALGAIKAAIACGRRVPEDISVIGIDNIDSSAVSKPSLTTLDQSGNRYGAKIFEILHNDIVAGTSGKYIVPMRLIKRESTGTAPQNVENRILLQE; from the coding sequence ATGTCGCAAAAGTTAAAAACGACGTCGCAAAGAGCGAGAAGGGAGGACGTGGCGAGTGTTGCGGGCGTATCTTCGGCGGCGGTATCGTACGTGCTCAATAAAACGAAGCGGCTGTCGCCCGAGGTGGAACAGCGCGTTTTGGATGCGGCGCGGCTGCTCAATTACCGACCCGACCGCATCGCGCAATCTCTTGCGGGCAGCCGAACGCATACGCTCGCCTATATGACGGCGGATATAGCGAACACGTATCAGTTGGAGGTCATCAAGGGGATGCAGACGGAGGCGTTGAAGAACGATTATATCGTCTACATTTTCGACGCGGCGGGGGACGTGAAAAAATACGTCAGCCACTTGATTACCCGTCGCGTTGACGGAATTTTCGTATCCGCCGCGCCCGATTTTCTGTCGGATGAACTGTTATGCGAACTTCGCGATGCGAATATCAAGGTGCTCGCAGACTTTTCGCGCAGTACCTTTTTGCCGGACGTTTCGTATATCATGTCCGATATGTACGACGGTTTTATGCAGGCGGTTGGATTTTTAAAGGAGTTGGGTCATACCGAAATCGGTTATCTCAGCGCATTCGACGAATCGTGCTATTACGATCTGCGTCTGCCTGCCTTTAAGATCGCGATGCGTAAATTGTTCGGCGCGGGCGTGCCGCCCATTGAATTCGGCGGCTGGCCTTACTCCACGTCCGAAACTTTGGGAATACGGCTGATGACAAAAATGCTTTCGGAACATCCCGAAGTGACGGCGATCGTCGCTACCAACGATCTGATGGCGCTCGGCGCGATCAAGGCCGCGATCGCTTGCGGGCGGCGTGTTCCCGAAGATATCTCCGTGATCGGTATAGACAACATTGATTCGAGTGCGGTCAGCAAGCCTTCGCTGACCACGCTCGACCAAAGCGGAAATCGTTACGGTGCAAAAATTTTCGAAATTTTGCATAACGATATCGTGGCGGGCACGTCGGGAAAGTACATCGTTCCCATGCGGCTGATCAAGCGCGAATCCACGGGCACGGCTCCGCAAAACGTCGAAAACAGGATACTGTTGCAAGAATGA
- a CDS encoding GDSL-type esterase/lipase family protein, which yields MKKIIALCLCLVLSAALCGCRGKPSEDPPETEPTPQTLAFAEGRREDKINWFGRCFWDGETRNVCFSNSSAGFEVRFVGTSLTAIIAATESKYPQEAAGTAYLYVFIDGTKDYKKARRMALDGSGEPVEYVLAQNLPQGEHSVRVLKCTEVKYGSAWLYSLRSDGEFLAPPPRAERRVELIGDSILSGSESMRESTTTDSKLTESENSLASYGAFAADLLDAEVSAVTRSGALVSGYRGYASIQDFYDLYSADCDALWDFSLSQPDVIILDLGTNDFLVGAPTDLISEKYAEFLAYVRRKNPDSAIFCCAGAMVTAVNRTVSAAVEQRNAAGDKNVWYYALPVIASGGHPREEQHLSNGYQLGAFILQSMGWTGEL from the coding sequence ATGAAAAAAATCATCGCGCTTTGTTTATGCCTGGTGCTTTCAGCCGCGCTGTGCGGCTGTCGGGGAAAGCCGTCGGAAGATCCTCCCGAAACCGAGCCGACGCCGCAGACTCTCGCCTTTGCGGAAGGTCGGCGGGAAGATAAAATAAATTGGTTCGGGCGCTGTTTCTGGGACGGGGAAACGCGGAACGTATGCTTTTCGAATTCCTCCGCGGGATTCGAGGTGCGCTTTGTCGGCACTTCGCTGACAGCGATAATCGCCGCTACCGAATCAAAATACCCGCAGGAAGCGGCGGGGACGGCATATTTATATGTTTTTATCGACGGGACAAAAGATTACAAAAAGGCGCGGCGCATGGCGCTGGACGGTTCGGGCGAGCCCGTCGAATACGTTTTGGCGCAGAATTTGCCGCAGGGCGAACACTCCGTGCGCGTACTCAAATGCACCGAAGTCAAATACGGCAGCGCCTGGCTGTATTCGCTGCGTTCCGACGGGGAATTTCTCGCGCCGCCGCCGCGGGCGGAACGGCGCGTCGAATTGATCGGGGATTCCATTTTAAGCGGAAGCGAAAGTATGCGCGAGAGCACCACGACGGACAGTAAATTGACCGAAAGCGAAAACTCGCTCGCCTCATACGGCGCGTTCGCCGCCGATCTTTTGGATGCGGAGGTCAGCGCCGTGACGCGTTCGGGCGCGCTGGTTAGCGGATATCGCGGCTATGCGTCGATACAGGATTTTTACGATCTGTACAGTGCGGACTGCGACGCCTTGTGGGATTTTTCGCTTTCTCAGCCCGACGTCATCATTCTCGATCTGGGCACCAACGATTTTCTCGTCGGCGCGCCGACTGATCTAATCTCGGAAAAATATGCGGAGTTTTTGGCGTACGTGCGCCGAAAAAATCCCGACAGCGCGATCTTTTGCTGTGCGGGCGCAATGGTCACCGCCGTCAATCGCACGGTTTCTGCGGCTGTCGAGCAACGAAACGCCGCAGGCGATAAAAACGTATGGTATTACGCGTTGCCCGTGATCGCTTCGGGCGGGCATCCGCGGGAAGAACAGCATTTAAGCAACGGTTATCAGTTGGGCGCGTTTATTTTGCAGTCGATGGGCTGGACGGGCGAGTTGTAA
- a CDS encoding substrate-binding domain-containing protein, giving the protein MPPKEKFLYRKLYNYLFEIIKNNYNFKNFRLPSEADLSKSHSVSRITAKAAIQQLEREGLVYRVQGKGTFIANISQADIDRIEYMNAPTPEYKSTKCVGLILPDFRSKYVLDIMEGIQNEFARHDITLMIGTTNYDQLEEKRLIQSFISNKISGLIIYPVDGETYNNEILKLSMKNFPLVFIDRNLSGIKASFVHSDNYPAAYDLTSYLIENGHADIGLISLKSSNVSTIQERIAGHCDALSNHGLIINKKQILTELENYDSQWEEKITAFLTNNPELTAVIALNYDLSVKTYTVLKKMGKKVPGDISVASYDNLLDDETELLEVKPTCVHQSSKDIGANAAAQILRILQDPEWQPEDIKIPLRLILRESVRKLR; this is encoded by the coding sequence ATGCCCCCGAAAGAAAAATTTTTATACAGAAAACTTTATAACTATCTCTTTGAGATCATCAAGAACAATTATAATTTCAAGAATTTCCGCCTGCCGAGCGAAGCGGATCTTTCCAAGAGCCATTCGGTGAGCCGCATCACCGCGAAAGCCGCCATTCAGCAATTGGAGCGGGAAGGGCTCGTATACCGCGTACAGGGCAAAGGCACGTTCATCGCCAACATTTCGCAGGCGGATATCGACCGCATCGAATACATGAACGCCCCTACGCCCGAATACAAGAGCACCAAATGCGTAGGTCTGATTTTGCCCGATTTCCGCAGCAAGTACGTGCTCGACATCATGGAAGGCATCCAGAACGAGTTTGCCCGACACGACATTACGCTGATGATCGGCACGACCAACTACGACCAATTGGAGGAAAAGCGGCTGATCCAATCGTTTATCAGCAATAAGATCAGCGGACTCATCATCTACCCCGTGGACGGCGAAACGTACAACAACGAAATTTTGAAACTGTCCATGAAAAATTTTCCGCTCGTGTTCATCGACAGAAATCTTTCGGGCATCAAGGCGAGTTTCGTACATTCGGACAATTACCCTGCCGCCTACGATCTGACCAGTTATCTCATCGAAAACGGCCACGCCGATATCGGGCTGATCTCCCTGAAATCCAGCAACGTATCCACCATACAGGAACGTATCGCGGGACATTGCGACGCTTTGAGCAATCACGGACTCATCATCAATAAGAAACAAATTCTCACGGAACTCGAAAACTACGATTCGCAGTGGGAAGAAAAGATCACGGCGTTCCTTACGAACAATCCCGAATTGACCGCGGTCATCGCGCTCAATTACGACCTCTCCGTCAAGACCTATACAGTTCTCAAAAAGATGGGGAAAAAGGTGCCTGGCGATATTTCCGTCGCTTCCTATGATAACCTGCTGGACGACGAAACCGAACTTTTGGAAGTCAAGCCGACCTGCGTGCATCAGTCTTCCAAGGATATCGGCGCGAACGCCGCCGCGCAGATCTTACGGATCTTACAGGATCCCGAATGGCAGCCCGAGGATATCAAGATCCCTTTGCGGCTGATTTTACGGGAATCCGTGCGCAAACTCCGCTGA
- a CDS encoding carbohydrate ABC transporter permease: MQESAVEFNKPVHHGKIKQIVCQTILHIIILFTLFLILYPLVLLIIKSFKDVTQDQNYPFTLTFPLYFSNYRTAWLNIADYIGNSFIITLLQTAGTLLVAALTAFAFVRFSFPCKNIIFMAILSLIMIPGTLTLVSQYILINDLGLINSFFGVILPGVAGSIPMNLFLLRSFFGGVNAELFDAAKIDGASDLRTFWSIMLPLSLPIMMTVAMTTFMGAWNEYIWTRLVLLDDTMHTIAIRVVSFTESYFKMTGGYGAPFAAYIISAVPLIVVFALASKQFIKGLTSGAFKM; encoded by the coding sequence ATGCAGGAAAGTGCGGTTGAATTCAACAAGCCCGTGCATCACGGCAAAATCAAGCAGATCGTCTGTCAGACCATTCTGCATATCATTATCCTTTTTACGCTGTTCCTCATACTCTATCCCTTGGTGCTCTTGATCATCAAAAGTTTCAAGGACGTCACGCAGGATCAGAACTATCCGTTTACGCTGACTTTTCCGCTGTATTTTTCCAACTACCGGACGGCGTGGCTGAATATCGCCGATTATATCGGAAACAGTTTTATCATCACGCTTTTGCAGACGGCGGGAACGCTTTTGGTAGCGGCGCTGACGGCGTTCGCTTTCGTGCGGTTCAGTTTTCCCTGTAAAAATATCATCTTTATGGCGATTCTGTCGCTCATCATGATCCCCGGCACGCTGACGCTCGTCAGCCAATACATATTGATCAACGACCTCGGGCTCATCAACAGTTTTTTCGGCGTGATCTTGCCGGGCGTCGCGGGCAGCATCCCCATGAATCTGTTTTTGCTGCGCTCGTTCTTCGGCGGCGTGAACGCGGAACTGTTCGATGCTGCCAAGATCGACGGCGCGAGCGATCTTAGAACGTTCTGGTCGATCATGCTGCCGCTCTCTCTGCCCATCATGATGACCGTGGCGATGACCACGTTTATGGGAGCCTGGAACGAATATATCTGGACAAGGCTCGTACTTTTGGACGATACCATGCATACCATCGCGATCCGCGTGGTTTCCTTTACCGAAAGTTACTTCAAGATGACGGGCGGCTACGGCGCGCCGTTTGCCGCGTATATCATTTCCGCCGTTCCTTTGATCGTCGTGTTTGCGCTTGCTTCCAAACAGTTTATCAAAGGGCTTACGAGCGGCGCCTTCAAAATGTAA
- a CDS encoding ABC transporter substrate-binding protein: MNKTFKTICIMAMTVCLALPAFAGCKGGNGGKKVIRIDGGGDIGTFNTTADMTVSPSNPYPYNTLEKLCEEWEKEHPEYDVQIARTSNGGDQQTLTALLSVPGNAPEILYQNGGVVNSQLGLDYYVPLNSYLNEKNPYDPEREKWIDLYDISEFTTAADGERYYINLERQPIGILYNKDLLTKIGLTEADLTTFTGFLNAQKTLQEYNAKNGTDYNTYLTSYRWYDLQLESNIFGSLVPELDTLIKDNRVDTEELIRGYKKGIWGVGQSYTDENGKTQIADDGRFELYLAMLKLRTKYYPKNFASLDALSSFVTGKCLFIEGTGGTMRQVNANNSVDFELGVVGYPTLSIDDLNNFEETKGYVTKLGLKEEDISNCRRGSAGYATAWFVSNSAVENDVVEGCIDLLKYLTAPAQNNRLIGDLGGGIPLNPDDDTEIKPYLTSLLDMYYEDCKDESLMKWGAFSHWSVLTLDYNGYFLVDTLSYINGTITLESLKSHLKGQIATNVTQFINENDYDQSKW; the protein is encoded by the coding sequence ATGAATAAGACGTTTAAAACAATTTGCATTATGGCAATGACCGTCTGCCTCGCGCTGCCCGCATTCGCGGGCTGCAAAGGCGGCAACGGCGGAAAAAAAGTCATTCGCATCGACGGCGGCGGCGATATAGGCACCTTCAACACGACGGCTGACATGACCGTTTCGCCCAGTAATCCTTATCCTTACAATACGTTGGAAAAATTGTGCGAGGAATGGGAAAAAGAGCACCCCGAATACGACGTGCAGATCGCCAGGACCTCGAACGGCGGCGACCAGCAGACGCTGACGGCGCTCTTGTCCGTGCCCGGCAACGCGCCCGAAATTCTCTATCAGAACGGCGGCGTGGTCAACAGCCAACTCGGCTTGGATTACTATGTGCCGCTCAACAGTTATCTCAACGAAAAGAATCCCTACGACCCCGAGCGGGAAAAATGGATCGACTTGTACGACATATCCGAATTTACGACGGCTGCCGACGGCGAACGTTACTACATCAATCTGGAAAGACAGCCGATCGGAATCCTTTATAATAAGGATCTTCTGACAAAGATCGGTCTGACGGAAGCGGATCTGACGACGTTTACGGGCTTTTTGAACGCGCAGAAAACGTTGCAGGAATATAACGCCAAAAACGGCACGGATTATAATACGTATCTTACTTCCTACCGCTGGTACGATTTGCAGTTAGAGAGCAATATCTTCGGATCCCTCGTTCCCGAGTTGGATACTCTGATCAAGGATAATCGCGTGGATACCGAAGAACTCATCCGCGGTTATAAAAAAGGCATATGGGGCGTGGGACAGTCGTATACGGACGAAAACGGCAAGACGCAGATCGCGGACGACGGACGTTTCGAATTATACCTCGCGATGCTGAAACTGCGCACCAAGTATTATCCCAAAAACTTTGCATCTCTCGACGCTTTGAGTTCTTTCGTGACGGGCAAATGTCTGTTCATCGAAGGCACGGGCGGCACGATGCGCCAGGTCAACGCAAACAATTCCGTTGATTTCGAATTGGGCGTCGTAGGCTATCCCACGCTTTCAATCGACGATCTGAACAACTTCGAGGAAACGAAAGGATACGTGACCAAACTCGGGCTGAAAGAGGAGGATATCTCCAACTGCCGCCGCGGATCCGCAGGCTATGCGACCGCATGGTTCGTTTCCAACAGCGCCGTGGAAAACGACGTTGTGGAAGGTTGTATCGATCTTTTGAAGTACCTCACGGCTCCCGCGCAGAACAACCGTCTCATCGGCGACCTCGGCGGCGGCATACCGCTCAATCCCGACGACGATACGGAGATCAAACCGTACCTGACCTCTCTGCTCGACATGTATTACGAGGATTGCAAGGACGAGTCTTTGATGAAATGGGGCGCGTTCAGCCATTGGTCGGTACTCACGCTCGATTATAACGGATACTTTTTGGTCGACACGCTCTCTTACATAAACGGCACCATTACGCTGGAAAGTCTGAAATCGCACCTGAAAGGACAGATCGCCACGAACGTCACGCAGTTTATCAACGAAAACGATTACGACCAGTCCAAATGGTAA